A stretch of Paenibacillus mucilaginosus 3016 DNA encodes these proteins:
- a CDS encoding GspE/PulE family protein, with the protein MALVKKRLGDLLVESGIISEDQLKEALVEQRNTKQKLGDLLITQGYITEQQLIEVLEFQLGIPHVSLYKFQIDPAITQIIPESMARRYQAIPLQKDGGKLMVAMADPLDYFAIEEMRMTTGFRIEPAISSKDELQRAIARHYGLQDSMSQMMGEITTADEIKETEITSEDSPIVRLVNKMIQQAVQLRVSDIHVDPGESNVVIRYRVDGFLRTERVIPKQMQGFLTARLKIMAKLNIAERRLPQDGRIKVNVDFKTVDIRVSTLPTIHGEKIVLRLLDLTSGVKPIDNLGFSARNIKAFKEMIAQPFGILLITGPTGSGKTTTLYSALSHLNKEDTNIITVEDPVEYQLEGINQVHVNAQIGLTFAAGLRSILRQDPNIVMVGEIRDTETAEIAVRASLTGHLVLSTLHTNDSISTVTRFRDMGIEPYLIASSLVGVVAQRLVRRICPECRKAHAPTEQELFFMKSRGMEEVGTLYKGTGCGACNQTGYQGRAAIHEVLVVSEELRQLISENATVQEMRAEAVKMGLVQLMDDGIAKVINGTTTLQEVIRETVAH; encoded by the coding sequence ATGGCTCTTGTCAAAAAGAGGCTCGGGGATTTGCTGGTCGAGAGCGGCATTATCTCGGAGGATCAGTTGAAGGAAGCGCTTGTCGAGCAGCGCAATACGAAACAGAAGCTCGGCGACCTGCTGATTACGCAGGGCTATATTACGGAACAGCAATTGATCGAGGTGCTGGAATTCCAGCTTGGCATTCCGCACGTCTCGCTCTATAAATTCCAGATCGACCCGGCCATCACGCAGATCATCCCGGAGAGCATGGCAAGAAGGTACCAGGCGATTCCGCTCCAGAAGGACGGAGGCAAGCTCATGGTGGCCATGGCCGACCCGCTCGATTACTTCGCGATCGAAGAGATGCGGATGACGACGGGCTTCCGGATCGAGCCGGCCATCTCCAGCAAGGACGAGCTGCAGCGGGCCATCGCGCGGCATTACGGCCTTCAGGACTCCATGAGCCAGATGATGGGCGAGATTACGACCGCCGACGAGATCAAAGAGACGGAGATCACCAGCGAGGATTCACCGATTGTGCGGCTGGTCAACAAGATGATCCAGCAGGCTGTGCAGCTGAGGGTCTCGGATATTCACGTGGACCCGGGCGAGAGCAACGTCGTCATCCGCTACCGGGTGGATGGGTTCCTCCGTACGGAGCGTGTGATCCCGAAGCAGATGCAGGGCTTCCTTACGGCGCGGCTGAAGATCATGGCGAAGCTGAACATCGCCGAAAGGCGGCTGCCGCAGGACGGCCGGATCAAGGTGAATGTCGACTTCAAGACCGTCGATATCCGGGTCTCTACGCTGCCGACGATTCATGGCGAGAAAATCGTGCTTCGTCTGCTCGACCTCACCTCAGGGGTCAAACCGATCGACAACCTGGGCTTCAGTGCGCGGAATATCAAGGCTTTCAAAGAGATGATCGCCCAGCCTTTTGGTATCCTGCTGATTACGGGACCGACGGGAAGCGGGAAAACGACCACCCTGTACTCGGCGCTGAGTCATCTCAATAAAGAAGATACGAACATCATTACCGTCGAGGATCCGGTCGAGTATCAGCTCGAGGGCATCAACCAGGTGCATGTGAACGCCCAGATCGGGCTGACCTTCGCGGCAGGCCTTCGCTCGATTCTCCGGCAGGATCCCAATATCGTCATGGTGGGGGAGATCCGGGATACCGAGACGGCGGAGATTGCGGTGCGGGCGTCGCTGACAGGCCACTTGGTGCTGTCGACCCTGCATACGAACGATTCGATCAGCACCGTCACCCGCTTCCGGGATATGGGCATCGAGCCGTACCTTATCGCTTCCTCTCTGGTCGGCGTCGTAGCCCAGCGCCTTGTGCGCCGGATTTGTCCGGAGTGCCGGAAGGCGCACGCTCCGACGGAGCAGGAATTGTTCTTCATGAAGAGCCGCGGCATGGAAGAGGTAGGCACGCTGTATAAAGGAACCGGCTGCGGTGCCTGCAACCAGACGGGGTATCAGGGCCGGGCGGCGATCCATGAGGTGCTGGTCGTCAGCGAAGAGCTGCGCCAGCTCATCAGTGAGAACGCAACGGTACAGGAGATGCGGGCCGAAGCAGTGAAGATGGGCTTGGTCCAGCTCATGGATGACGGCATCGCCAAAGTCATCAACGGAACGACCACCTTGCAGGAGGTGATTCGCGAGACGGTAGCGCACTAA